A window of the Athene noctua chromosome 31, bAthNoc1.hap1.1, whole genome shotgun sequence genome harbors these coding sequences:
- the PBX4 gene encoding pre-B-cell leukemia transcription factor 4 isoform X1 has protein sequence MEDPSRLLAAAHGAGVTLPGGIPPPPPPTAGDPAAAPAPGPPPPAHHDTGDVLQQIMAITDQSLDEAQARKHALNCHRMKPALFSVLCEIKEKTVLSIRGIQEEDPPDAQLMRLDNMLLAEGVSGPEKRGRGGPMAVAATSGGCPNDNSIEHSDYRAKLSQIRQIYHSELEKYEQACSEFTTHVMNLLREQSRTRPISPKEIERMVNIIHGKFSTIQMQLKQSTCEAVMILRSRFLDARRKRRNFSKQATEVLNEYFYSHLSNPYPSEEAKEELAKKGGITVSQVSNWFGNKRIRYKKNMGKFQEEANIYAAKTAVDATNVVAQGNQANSPSTPNSASSGSFKMTNSGDSFINLQSLTSYQSSPVGASVQSQMDSLHHVIHQTGRYDTIVGNPLYTTQRIDANGSWQDATTPSSITSPAGDPGSVNSDASN, from the exons atgGAGGACCCGTCGCGGCTGCTGGCGGCGGCGCACGGCGCCGGGGTGACCCTACCCGGTGGAATcccgccgccccctccgcccACCGCCGGGGATCCGGCCGCCGCGCCCGcaccggggccgccgccgcccgcgcaccACGACACGGGCGACGTCCTGCAGCAGATCATGGCCATCACCGACCAGAGCCTGGACGAGGCCCAGGCCAG aaaacatGCCTTGAACTGCCACAGAATGAAGCCTGCTCTTTTCAGCGTGCTGTGTGAGATCAAGGAGAAAACAG TGTTAAGTATTCGTGGTATTCAGGAAGAAGATCCCCCAGATGCTCAACTAATGAGACTAGATAACATGTTGCTGGCAGAGGGTGTCTCCGGGCCcgagaaaagaggaagaggaggaccgATGGCTGTAGCAGCAACATCAGGTGGCTGTCCAAATGACAATAGCATTGAACACTCTGACTACAGGGCCAAGCTGTCACAGATCCGACAGATATACCACTCTGAGCTAGAGAAATATGAACAG GCCTGCAGTGAGTTCACCACCCACGTCATGAACCTGCTTAGGGAACAGAGTAGAACCAGACCAATTTCGCCAAAAGAAATCGAGCGCATGGTGAACATAATCCATGGCAAATTCAGCACCATCCAGATGCAGCTGAAGCAGAGCACGTGCGAGGCAGTAATGATCCTGCGCTCCCGCTTTCTTGACGCCAG GCGTAAACGACGTAACTTCAGCAAACAGGCAACGGAAGTActcaatgaatatttttattcgCATCTGAGTAATCCTTACCCCAGTGAAGAGGCCAAAGAAGAGCTAGCAAAGAAAGGTGGCATCACGGTTTCACAG GTTTCCAACTGGTTTGGTAACAAAAGAATTCGATACAAAAAAAACATGGGGAAGTTCCAAGAAGAAGCCAATATTTATGCTGCAAAAACAGCAGTGGATGCAACTAATGTCGTGGCTCAAGGCAACCAGGCAAATTCTCCATCTACACCAAATTCAG cttCCTCTGGCTCTTTTAAGATGACAAATTCTGGAGATTCGTTTATAAACTTGCAGTCATTGACTTCCTACCAGAGCTCCCCAGTGGGAGCCAGTGTGCAGTCGCAG ATGGATTCCTTACATCACGTCATACACCAGACGGGAAGATATGACACAATTGTGGGGAATCCTTTGTATACGACGCAGCGCATAGAT GCTAATGGCAGCTGGCAGGATGCTACCACCCCTTCATCAATCACTTCACCTGCTGGAGACCCTGGAAGTGTTAATTCGGATGCGTCTAATTAA
- the PBX4 gene encoding pre-B-cell leukemia transcription factor 4 isoform X2, with translation MEDPSRLLAAAHGAGVTLPGGIPPPPPPTAGDPAAAPAPGPPPPAHHDTGDVLQQIMAITDQSLDEAQARKHALNCHRMKPALFSVLCEIKEKTVLSIRGIQEEDPPDAQLMRLDNMLLAEGVSGPEKRGRGGPMAVAATSGGCPNDNSIEHSDYRAKLSQIRQIYHSELEKYEQACSEFTTHVMNLLREQSRTRPISPKEIERMVNIIHGKFSTIQMQLKQSTCEAVMILRSRFLDARRKRRNFSKQATEVLNEYFYSHLSNPYPSEEAKEELAKKGGITVSQVSNWFGNKRIRYKKNMGKFQEEANIYAAKTAVDATNVVAQGNQANSPSTPNSASSGSFKMTNSGDSFINLQSLTSYQSSPVGASVQSQANGSWQDATTPSSITSPAGDPGSVNSDASN, from the exons atgGAGGACCCGTCGCGGCTGCTGGCGGCGGCGCACGGCGCCGGGGTGACCCTACCCGGTGGAATcccgccgccccctccgcccACCGCCGGGGATCCGGCCGCCGCGCCCGcaccggggccgccgccgcccgcgcaccACGACACGGGCGACGTCCTGCAGCAGATCATGGCCATCACCGACCAGAGCCTGGACGAGGCCCAGGCCAG aaaacatGCCTTGAACTGCCACAGAATGAAGCCTGCTCTTTTCAGCGTGCTGTGTGAGATCAAGGAGAAAACAG TGTTAAGTATTCGTGGTATTCAGGAAGAAGATCCCCCAGATGCTCAACTAATGAGACTAGATAACATGTTGCTGGCAGAGGGTGTCTCCGGGCCcgagaaaagaggaagaggaggaccgATGGCTGTAGCAGCAACATCAGGTGGCTGTCCAAATGACAATAGCATTGAACACTCTGACTACAGGGCCAAGCTGTCACAGATCCGACAGATATACCACTCTGAGCTAGAGAAATATGAACAG GCCTGCAGTGAGTTCACCACCCACGTCATGAACCTGCTTAGGGAACAGAGTAGAACCAGACCAATTTCGCCAAAAGAAATCGAGCGCATGGTGAACATAATCCATGGCAAATTCAGCACCATCCAGATGCAGCTGAAGCAGAGCACGTGCGAGGCAGTAATGATCCTGCGCTCCCGCTTTCTTGACGCCAG GCGTAAACGACGTAACTTCAGCAAACAGGCAACGGAAGTActcaatgaatatttttattcgCATCTGAGTAATCCTTACCCCAGTGAAGAGGCCAAAGAAGAGCTAGCAAAGAAAGGTGGCATCACGGTTTCACAG GTTTCCAACTGGTTTGGTAACAAAAGAATTCGATACAAAAAAAACATGGGGAAGTTCCAAGAAGAAGCCAATATTTATGCTGCAAAAACAGCAGTGGATGCAACTAATGTCGTGGCTCAAGGCAACCAGGCAAATTCTCCATCTACACCAAATTCAG cttCCTCTGGCTCTTTTAAGATGACAAATTCTGGAGATTCGTTTATAAACTTGCAGTCATTGACTTCCTACCAGAGCTCCCCAGTGGGAGCCAGTGTGCAGTCGCAG GCTAATGGCAGCTGGCAGGATGCTACCACCCCTTCATCAATCACTTCACCTGCTGGAGACCCTGGAAGTGTTAATTCGGATGCGTCTAATTAA
- the MVB12A gene encoding multivesicular body subunit 12A has translation MAAAEEAPLTGVGLAAAPEAAPAGWTVITVTVEGAAANLGKGFGHKGGGYLCVSRGGAQAPVVTDVQVLSDRSPQPAGYTRASEFPEPRPGVSRKKRVYVKLVPPGAAGTALLALQLSHKSRALPQHLRIGEIGNFALWCKKGPVLHSSPPPVPSPRTISAGLKQLSLQAPDSDPRSPGARSSVRHEALYDTANIYGLSAMDGVPFTLHPRFESKLSSGSNAVLADLNMKSLADIEEEYNYAFVVERTAAARLPPSVC, from the exons atggcggcggcggaggaggcgcCGCTCACCGGGGTGGGCTTAGCCGCCGCGCCCGAGGCGGCTCCCGCCGGCTGGACCGTG ATCACCGTTACCGTGGAGGGCGCGGCCGCCAACCTGGGCAAAGGCTTCGGGCACAAGGGCGGCGGGTACCTGTGCGTGAGCCGTGGCGGAGCCCAG GCGCCCGTGGTGACCGACGTGCAGGTGCTGAGCGACCGGAGCCCTCAGCCCGCCGGCTACACCCGCGCCTCCGAGTTCCCAGAGCCTC GGCCCGGTGTCTCGCGGAAGAAGCGGGTGTACGTGAAGCTGGTGCCGCCGGGGGCCGCCGGGACGGCCCTGCTCGCCCTCCAGCTGAGCCACAAGAGCAGAGCCCTCCCCCAGCACCTGAGAATAGG ggaaatagGGAATTTCGCCCTCTGGTGTAAAAAAGGGCCAGTTCTGCACTCCAGCCCCCCGCCCGTCCCCAGCCCGCGGACGATCAGCGCCGGCCTGAAGCAGCTCTCACTCCAGGCCCCTGACTCAGACCCCAG GTCACCCGGTGCTCGTTCCAGCGTCAGACACGAAGCTCTCTATGACACCGCCAACATCTACGGCCTCTCGG CCATGGATGGAGTGCCTTTCACCCTACACCCCAGATTCGAAAGCAAGCTCAGTTCTGGCAGCAAC gCTGTCCTTGCTGACCTGAACATGAAGTCACTTGCTGACATTGAGGAGGAA tacaattaCGCTTTTGTAGTTGAAAGGACGGCGGCTGCCAGGCTCCCACCCAGTGTTTGTTAG
- the DSN1 gene encoding kinetochore-associated protein DSN1 homolog: MRGPEGAFPPPCARCGPVMAERPGLGCGAAAAPPGPSGGSEEERSSGGARPAAEGEASDPDPGEKKADHEQFLKPPGVPPISKTSPPAAVRKRSQESPSRRKIPLRPSPKRVSPWRSSPRKDHTPSSFTLSPTLLSSPPQDNRRSWCRSSLKGTKQRKSLPPFHQDVAELSKSISLDLPELDRLSVLLLSSFQFSAQKLEHVLKQTEGFSPEAFKANARLLSEDLERYLQKLKRDGTLKSCIEDPNGVLLDTALEESVAQVKEYSARFAAECQAWDQLLLRHQESAEEMARRLEESRQTQGQAEPLGDLQTSQAHVLSTKPNYQQILDEQGQVLRCLELVLDELQQAMKLLQTFSEDSRQYLRRLSEQLAARSFQQLENSPVRKLLAAPPRKMPPPEG; encoded by the exons ATGCGCGGGCCTGAGGGCGCCTTCCCGCCACCCTGCGCGCGCTGCGGGCCCGTCATGGCGGAgcggccggggctgggctgcggggcggccgccgccccacCGGGGCCGTCTGGCGGGTCGGAGGAGGAG CGTTCCTCCGGCGGAGCCCGCCCCGCGGCTGAAGGTGAAGCGTCAG ATCCTGACCCTGGAGAGAAAAAAGCGGATCATGAGCAGTTCCTAAAGCCACCTGGTGTACCCCCTATTAGCAAGACCAGTCCCCCAGCAGCTGTGAGGAAAAGATCCCAGGAAAGTCCCAGCCGTAGGAAAATCCCCCTCAGACCTAGTCCCAAGAGGGTGTCCCCCTGGAGGAGCAGTCCCAGGAAAGACCATACCCCGAGTTCCTTTACCTTGTCCCCGACACTGCTCAGCAGCCCTCCTCAAGACAACCGTCGCTCTTGGTGTCGTTCTAGCCTGAAGGGAACAAAACAGCGAAAATCTCTGCCTCCCTTTCACCAGGATGTCGCTG aattaagcAAATCAATTAGCCTGGATCTGCCAGAGCTTGAcaggctttctgtgctgctgttgtcCAGTTTCCAG tTTTCTGCACAGAAGCTTGAACACGTCTTGAAGCAGACAGAGGGCTTTAGCCCTGAGGCTTTCAAAGCTAACG CACGCTTGCTTTCAGAAGACCTGGAGCGATACCTGCAGAAGTTGAAAAGAGATGGGACACTGAAGAGCTGCATAGAAGACCCTAATGG GGTTTTACTGGACACGGCTTTGGAAGAGTCAGTGGCCCAAGTGAAGGAATACAGTGCCAG GTTCGCTGCCGAATGTCAGGCGTGGGATCAGCTCTTGCTGCGCCACCAGGAAAGTGCTGAAGAAATGGCCAG GCGGCTGGAGGAGAGCAGGCAGACTCAGGGCCAGGCTGAGCCCCTCGGCGATCTCCAGACGTCCCAGGCCCACGTCCTCAGCACCAAACCCAACTACCAGCAGATCCTGGACGAGcaggggcaggttttgaggtgccTGGAGCTTGTG CTGGATGAGCTCCAGCAAGCGATGAAGCTGCTGCAGACCTTCAGCGAAGACAGCCGGCAGTACCTTCGGCGCTTGTCAGAGCAGCTCG CTGCCAGGAGCTTCCAGCAGCTGGAGAACTCCCCCGTGCGCAAGCTGCTCGCCGCCCCGCCGAGGAAGATGCCGCCGCCGGAGGGctga